Part of the candidate division WOR-3 bacterium genome, GAAATTTCTTCGGCGGTTCTCGATGAATTCTCAGCTTTCAGATACAGACCTTTGGTCGAGTTTGATATTCGTTTCAGCATTTCTTCGTCGAGGTAGGTTTTCGCGGTGTCATAAGCTGAAAGCATTATATAACCAGTTATTTCTCCCTTGTAGTTTATTTCCGGAACTGGGTCGCTATCGACGCTGCCTATTCCGACTGAAATGACAGGTATACGGTTTTCAGACAGATTTTGAATTCCACCGCTGATATCCGGACCGAAATCTTCTCCGTCGGAGAGTAGAATTACGGCGGTTGACCTTGTCGCCTCTTTTTCTATTACCCTCTCAAGAGAACCGAAAGCTCCGGATAATGCTGTGCCTGTGCTTGTTGTCGTCTGAGCGGAAAGTTTTTCTATGGCGCTGAGCAGGCTTCGATGGTCGAAAGTCAACGGGCTTACTATGGTCGAACTGCCGGAAAATATTATCAGGGATATTCTGTCATCGGGTCGTCTTTCGATTACTCCTGTCATGATCTTTTTTGCCGTCTCAAGTTTTCTGACCGGAAGGGAAGCGTCCATGCTCCTGCTTATGTCGCATACGAAAATTACATCGATACCCTTTTTCGTCATGGATGATATTTCAGATTCGTCTGCGGGTCCAGCCGCGGCGAAAAGGAAAGAGACAAGAGCGAGAACGATGAAAAATTCTTTCAGAATTTCGGCTTTCATGTCTGTCAAAGACAAATTTGATTTATGGCCCGTCGCTAAAATTTTATCGACCAGTTTCCTCTTTCTCATCATATTGAAAACAATGAGAGCGGAACCTATCAAAATAACTACGGGTATCGAGTAGAGGAACAAAGGTCTGGTAAAAATCATGGAATACTCCGAAAAAATGTCCTGTCGAGTAAAAAAGGTATGGCGATTAGAACGATGGAGGCTATGACCCAGAAATGAGCTTTTGAAGGGCTTAAAGCGAGCATATCACCGGTTTCGGTCGTTTTTTCAAGACGATCTATCATCGAAAAAGCCTTTTTCAACGCGTTTCTGTCTGTCGCTCGGAAAGCTGTGTTTTCCGATGAAGCGATTTTATCGAGTAAAT contains:
- a CDS encoding VWA domain-containing protein, which produces MIFTRPLFLYSIPVVILIGSALIVFNMMRKRKLVDKILATGHKSNLSLTDMKAEILKEFFIVLALVSFLFAAAGPADESEISSMTKKGIDVIFVCDISRSMDASLPVRKLETAKKIMTGVIERRPDDRISLIIFSGSSTIVSPLTFDHRSLLSAIEKLSAQTTTSTGTALSGAFGSLERVIEKEATRSTAVILLSDGEDFGPDISGGIQNLSENRIPVISVGIGSVDSDPVPEINYKGEITGYIMLSAYDTAKTYLDEEMLKRISNSTKGLYLKAENSSRTAEEISNFLEGLKKETISQKQDVLFVYHYEIPLAIGAVLIALSITVEKKRRIKKCYL